In Streptomyces hawaiiensis, one genomic interval encodes:
- a CDS encoding sigma factor-like helix-turn-helix DNA-binding protein → MLERQASRAARRAREFEAFVAGAAGRLLHAATLLTAESPDDNPRARRLLTLSLAHTYANWDRLRADDPYDRTRSHLATRFARGAWHHYGGLGRSRPHPAGPMAPLTPQERLILVLRLHEGVAEEQTAALLGLSPERVRAILHRATSTLLHRPRGPAPAVTATKAVPS, encoded by the coding sequence GTGCTGGAGCGGCAGGCGTCCCGGGCAGCCCGTCGCGCCCGGGAGTTCGAGGCGTTCGTCGCGGGCGCGGCCGGGCGGCTGCTGCACGCCGCCACACTGCTCACCGCCGAATCCCCCGACGACAACCCCCGCGCGCGGCGCCTGCTGACGCTGTCACTGGCACACACGTACGCCAACTGGGACCGGCTGCGCGCCGACGACCCGTACGACCGCACCCGTTCGCACCTGGCCACCCGCTTCGCGCGCGGCGCGTGGCACCACTACGGCGGACTCGGCCGCTCCCGGCCGCACCCCGCCGGCCCCATGGCCCCGCTGACCCCCCAGGAACGGCTGATCCTGGTGCTCAGGCTCCACGAGGGCGTCGCCGAGGAACAGACGGCGGCCCTGCTCGGGCTGTCCCCGGAGCGCGTACGGGCGATTCTCCACCGGGCGACGTCGACCCTCCTGCACCGGCCGCGGGGCCCTGCGCCCGCGGTCACGGCCACGAAGGCGGTGCCGTCATGA
- a CDS encoding MarR family winged helix-turn-helix transcriptional regulator, with protein sequence MSMDMTTVGDTGLLDTLQHEVALFARRAEQTRLGGVGQVRNSMDRAAYLLLNRLDKEGPMGVKALAASMGIDSSTVTRQVAPLVDTGLVKRTSHPEDGRAVVLQLSPRGQARLEEVRSSRRQLMAELTHDWEPDEREAFCDLLTRFNTALSSRMAAQGVPGPEAQSTA encoded by the coding sequence ATGTCGATGGACATGACGACCGTCGGTGACACCGGTCTTCTCGACACGCTGCAGCACGAGGTGGCGCTGTTCGCCCGCCGTGCCGAACAGACCCGGCTCGGCGGAGTCGGGCAGGTGCGCAACTCCATGGACCGCGCCGCGTATCTGCTGCTCAACCGCCTCGACAAAGAAGGCCCGATGGGCGTCAAGGCGCTCGCCGCGAGCATGGGGATCGACTCGTCGACGGTCACCCGGCAGGTGGCTCCGCTCGTCGACACCGGCCTGGTCAAGCGCACCTCGCACCCCGAGGACGGGCGCGCGGTGGTGCTGCAGCTGTCCCCGCGCGGGCAGGCCCGCCTGGAGGAAGTGCGCTCCTCCCGGCGGCAGTTGATGGCCGAGCTGACCCACGACTGGGAGCCGGATGAGCGCGAGGCGTTCTGTGACCTCCTCACGCGCTTCAACACCGCGCTGTCCTCCCGGATGGCGGCGCAGGGCGTGCCGGGACCGGAAGCGCAGTCGACGGCCTGA
- the ilvA gene encoding threonine ammonia-lyase has product MSYSTADSFRPVTLDDVRGAQKMLSGVARVTAMEGSRHLSQMVGAPVHLKCENLQRTGSFKLRGAYVRIAGLLPEERAAGVVAASAGNHAQGVALASSLLGVRSTVFMPNGAPLPKVSATRDYGAEVRLHGQVVDETLAAAQEYAAGTGAVFIHPFDHPDVIAGQGTVGLEILEQCPEVRTILVGIGGGGLAAGIAVAVKSVRPDVRIVGVQAAGAAAYPPSLAAGRPVTVGNPATMADGIKVGRPGDVPFGIIGELVDEVRTVSEDELSAALLLCLERAKLVVEPAGASPVAALLSEPGAFEGPVVAVLSGGNVDPVLMERVLRHGMAAQGRYLAVRLRLTDRPGALATLLGVLSVVDANVLDVSHVRTDPRLGLTEAEVELHLETKGPAHCAEVGQALREAGYTVIG; this is encoded by the coding sequence ATGAGCTACAGCACGGCTGACTCCTTTCGGCCCGTCACCCTCGACGACGTGCGCGGCGCGCAGAAGATGCTCTCGGGTGTGGCGAGGGTGACCGCGATGGAGGGCAGCAGGCACCTGTCCCAGATGGTCGGTGCACCGGTGCATCTCAAGTGCGAGAACCTCCAGCGGACGGGGTCGTTCAAGCTGCGCGGCGCCTACGTCCGGATCGCCGGTCTGCTGCCGGAGGAGCGCGCCGCCGGTGTCGTCGCCGCGAGCGCCGGCAACCACGCGCAGGGCGTGGCCCTGGCGTCCTCCCTGCTCGGTGTGCGCTCCACGGTGTTCATGCCGAACGGCGCCCCGCTGCCCAAGGTCAGCGCCACCCGGGACTACGGGGCGGAGGTGCGGCTGCACGGCCAGGTGGTCGACGAGACGCTGGCCGCCGCGCAGGAGTACGCGGCCGGGACGGGCGCGGTGTTCATCCACCCCTTCGACCATCCCGACGTCATCGCGGGCCAGGGCACGGTCGGCCTGGAGATCCTGGAGCAGTGCCCCGAGGTACGCACGATCCTGGTCGGGATCGGCGGGGGCGGGCTGGCCGCCGGGATCGCGGTGGCGGTGAAGTCGGTGCGGCCGGACGTGCGGATCGTGGGCGTCCAGGCGGCGGGCGCGGCGGCCTACCCGCCCTCGCTGGCGGCGGGCCGGCCGGTGACGGTCGGCAACCCGGCGACGATGGCCGACGGCATCAAGGTCGGGCGGCCCGGCGACGTGCCGTTCGGGATCATCGGTGAGCTGGTGGACGAGGTGCGCACGGTCAGCGAGGACGAGCTGTCCGCCGCGCTGCTGCTGTGTCTGGAGCGGGCCAAGCTGGTCGTGGAACCGGCCGGGGCGAGCCCGGTCGCGGCGCTGCTGAGCGAGCCCGGCGCCTTCGAGGGCCCGGTCGTCGCGGTGCTGTCCGGCGGCAACGTCGACCCGGTGCTGATGGAGCGGGTGCTGCGGCACGGCATGGCCGCGCAGGGCCGCTACCTGGCGGTCCGGCTGCGGCTGACGGACCGGCCCGGTGCTCTCGCCACTCTTCTCGGCGTGTTGTCAGTGGTCGACGCTAACGTCCTGGATGTGAGCCATGTGCGAACCGACCCACGGCTCGGGCTCACGGAGGCGGAGGTCGAACTGCACCTGGAGACGAAGGGCCCGGCGCACTGCGCCGAGGTGGGTCAGGCGCTGCGCGAGGCGGGCTATACGGTCATCGGCTGA
- a CDS encoding ATP-binding cassette domain-containing protein — MPGAIYAEGLVKTFGDVKALDGVDLDVPEGTVLGLLGPNGAGKTTTVRCLTTLLRPDSGRAVVAGLDVLKQPDAVRRSIGLSGQFAAVDEYLTGRENLQMVGQLYQMRAKAAKERAAELLEQFHLADAADRPTKTYSGGMRRRLDLAAALVVSPPVMFMDEPTTGLDPRNRQQLWEVIKQLVSGGTTLLLTTQYLEEADHLAHDIAVVDHGKVIAQGTSDQLKARTGGERVEVVVHEREHIQAAAEVLAGFGKGETKIEEHMRKLTAPVTGGAKLLAEVIRELDTRGIEIDDIGLRRPTLDDVFLSLTGHVAEVKDQENDKEAAQ, encoded by the coding sequence ATGCCAGGCGCCATCTACGCCGAAGGTCTGGTCAAGACCTTCGGTGACGTAAAGGCCTTGGACGGTGTCGACCTCGACGTGCCCGAGGGCACGGTCCTCGGCCTGCTCGGGCCGAACGGCGCGGGCAAGACCACCACCGTCCGCTGCCTGACGACCCTGCTACGGCCCGACAGCGGACGGGCCGTCGTCGCGGGCCTCGACGTGCTCAAGCAGCCCGACGCGGTCCGCCGCTCCATCGGCCTGTCCGGCCAGTTCGCGGCCGTCGACGAGTACCTGACCGGCCGGGAGAACCTCCAGATGGTCGGTCAGCTCTACCAGATGCGGGCGAAGGCGGCGAAGGAGCGCGCGGCCGAGCTGCTGGAGCAGTTCCACCTCGCGGACGCGGCCGACCGCCCCACCAAGACCTACTCGGGCGGCATGCGCCGCCGCCTCGACCTCGCGGCCGCCCTGGTCGTCTCGCCGCCCGTGATGTTCATGGACGAGCCGACCACCGGCCTCGACCCCCGCAACCGCCAGCAGCTGTGGGAGGTCATCAAGCAACTCGTCTCCGGCGGCACGACGCTGCTGCTCACCACGCAGTACCTGGAGGAGGCCGACCACCTGGCGCACGACATCGCGGTGGTCGACCACGGCAAGGTCATCGCCCAGGGCACCTCCGACCAGCTCAAGGCCCGCACCGGCGGCGAGCGCGTCGAGGTCGTGGTGCACGAGCGCGAGCACATCCAGGCCGCCGCCGAGGTCCTCGCCGGCTTCGGCAAGGGCGAGACCAAGATCGAGGAGCACATGCGCAAGCTCACCGCTCCCGTGACCGGCGGCGCCAAGCTCCTCGCCGAGGTCATCCGCGAACTGGACACCCGGGGCATCGAGATCGACGACATCGGCCTGCGCCGGCCGACCCTCGACGACGTCTTCCTGTCCCTCACGGGACACGTGGCCGAGGTCAAGGACCAGGAGAACGACAAGGAGGCCGCCCAGTGA
- a CDS encoding ABC transporter permease — MSAVTDTVRVAPAANPVSQSIRDSMVVAKRNLIRMSRIPEMIIYGLIQPIMFVVLFTYVFGGSMQIGNSTSAADYKNFLMAGIFAQTVTFATASSGAGIADDMHKGLIDRFRSLPMARGAVLTGRTLADSVQTALTLVVLAVVALLVGWRVGSDGSTNAAKVLAAFGLLLLLGYAFTWIGALIGMSVRTPEAATSSGLIWLFPVTFISNAFVDTSHMTPWLRHIAEWNPFSATVQACRVLFANPGQSPSDAWPMQHPVWASLIYSILILVVFRTLAVRKYRSATA, encoded by the coding sequence GTGAGCGCCGTCACCGACACCGTGCGGGTCGCGCCGGCCGCGAACCCGGTCAGTCAGTCGATCCGGGACTCGATGGTCGTCGCCAAGCGCAACCTGATCCGCATGTCCCGGATCCCCGAGATGATCATTTACGGCCTGATCCAGCCGATCATGTTCGTGGTGCTGTTCACCTACGTCTTCGGCGGCTCCATGCAGATCGGCAACAGCACCAGCGCCGCCGACTACAAGAACTTCCTGATGGCGGGCATTTTCGCGCAGACCGTCACGTTCGCCACCGCCAGCTCCGGTGCCGGCATCGCCGACGACATGCACAAGGGCCTCATCGACCGCTTCCGTTCCCTGCCCATGGCGCGCGGCGCGGTGCTCACCGGGCGCACCCTCGCCGACTCCGTGCAGACGGCCCTGACCCTGGTGGTCCTCGCCGTGGTCGCCCTGCTGGTCGGCTGGCGTGTCGGGTCGGACGGCAGCACCAATGCCGCCAAGGTCCTCGCCGCCTTCGGCCTGCTGCTCCTGCTCGGCTACGCGTTCACCTGGATCGGCGCCCTGATCGGCATGTCGGTCCGGACCCCCGAGGCGGCCACGTCCAGCGGTCTGATCTGGCTCTTCCCGGTGACGTTCATCTCGAACGCGTTCGTGGACACCAGCCACATGACCCCCTGGCTGCGCCACATCGCCGAGTGGAACCCCTTCAGCGCCACGGTCCAGGCCTGCCGCGTGCTCTTCGCCAACCCGGGCCAGTCGCCGTCGGACGCCTGGCCCATGCAGCACCCCGTGTGGGCCTCGCTGATCTACTCGATTCTGATCCTGGTGGTGTTCCGGACCCTGGCGGTGCGCAAGTACCGCTCGGCGACGGCATGA
- the greA gene encoding transcription elongation factor GreA, whose translation MTQTSENVTWLTQEAYNKLKAELEYLTGPARAEISGKIAAAREEGDLRENGGYHAAKEEQGKQELRVRQLTQLLESAKVGEAPAADGAVAPGMVVTIAFDGDEDDTLTFLLASREYASSDIETYSPQSPLGAGVMGHKVGEDAEYELPNGKKAAVKILKAEPYEG comes from the coding sequence GTGACCCAGACCAGCGAGAACGTCACCTGGCTGACCCAGGAGGCGTACAACAAGCTCAAGGCTGAGCTTGAGTACCTTACTGGTCCCGCGCGGGCGGAGATCTCCGGGAAGATCGCCGCGGCGCGCGAGGAGGGCGACCTGCGTGAGAACGGCGGGTACCACGCGGCCAAGGAGGAGCAGGGCAAGCAGGAGCTCCGTGTGCGCCAGCTGACCCAGCTCCTCGAGAGCGCCAAGGTCGGTGAGGCACCCGCGGCGGACGGTGCGGTGGCACCCGGCATGGTCGTCACGATCGCGTTCGACGGTGACGAGGACGACACGCTGACGTTCTTGCTCGCCTCCCGCGAGTACGCGAGCTCCGACATCGAGACGTACTCGCCGCAGTCGCCGCTGGGCGCCGGCGTGATGGGCCACAAGGTCGGCGAGGACGCCGAGTACGAACTGCCGAACGGCAAGAAGGCCGCGGTGAAGATCCTCAAGGCCGAGCCGTACGAGGGCTGA
- a CDS encoding DUF4307 domain-containing protein: MSTASTRLPEGRYGRSSDERADRTLKVVGVVLAVALLGLLGWFGYHYVAKSEISAEVITFEPGKESVQVHLEVRKDAGTDGYCTVRSQAENGAEVGRADFRFDGDATRIDKVVTLRTTSPGTTAELLGCHAG, from the coding sequence ATGAGTACGGCGAGCACGCGACTGCCCGAGGGCCGATACGGCCGTTCCTCGGACGAGCGCGCCGACCGCACGCTCAAGGTCGTGGGCGTCGTCCTCGCGGTGGCGCTGCTGGGGCTCCTCGGCTGGTTCGGCTACCACTACGTGGCCAAGAGCGAGATCAGCGCCGAGGTGATCACCTTCGAGCCGGGCAAGGAGTCCGTGCAGGTGCATCTGGAGGTCCGCAAGGACGCCGGCACCGACGGCTACTGCACCGTGCGCTCACAGGCCGAGAACGGGGCCGAGGTGGGCCGGGCCGACTTCCGCTTCGACGGGGACGCGACCCGCATCGACAAGGTCGTCACGCTCCGCACGACCTCCCCGGGGACGACGGCCGAGCTGCTGGGCTGCCACGCCGGCTGA
- the mca gene encoding mycothiol conjugate amidase Mca, with translation MTDQLRLMAVHAHPDDESSKGAATMAKYVSEGVDVLVVTCTGGERGSILNPKLQGDAYIEEHIHEVRKKEMDEAREILGVKQEWLGFVDSGLPEGDPLPPLPEGCFALEDVDHAAGELVRKIRAFRPQVITTYDENGGYPHPDHIMTHKISMVAFESAADTEKYPEAEYGPAYQPQKLYYNQGFNRPRTEALHQAMLDRGMESPYGDWLKRWEEFGMKQRTLTTHIPCAEFYEIRDKALIAHATQIDPDGGWFKVPMEIQKDVWPTEEYELAKALVDTSLPEDDLFAGIRDNA, from the coding sequence TTGACTGACCAGTTGCGACTGATGGCCGTTCACGCCCACCCCGACGACGAGTCGAGCAAGGGCGCTGCGACCATGGCGAAGTACGTGTCCGAGGGGGTGGACGTGCTGGTCGTGACCTGCACGGGCGGGGAACGCGGCTCCATCCTCAATCCCAAGCTCCAGGGCGACGCGTACATCGAGGAGCACATCCACGAGGTACGCAAGAAGGAGATGGACGAAGCCCGGGAGATCCTGGGCGTCAAGCAGGAGTGGCTCGGCTTCGTCGACTCGGGCCTGCCCGAGGGCGACCCGCTGCCGCCGCTGCCGGAGGGCTGTTTCGCCCTGGAGGACGTGGACCACGCGGCCGGTGAGCTGGTGCGCAAGATCCGCGCCTTCCGCCCGCAGGTGATCACCACCTACGACGAGAACGGCGGCTACCCGCACCCCGACCACATCATGACCCACAAGATCTCGATGGTGGCGTTCGAGTCGGCGGCGGACACCGAGAAGTACCCGGAGGCGGAGTACGGCCCCGCCTACCAGCCGCAGAAGCTCTACTACAACCAGGGCTTCAACCGCCCGCGCACCGAGGCCCTGCACCAGGCGATGCTCGACCGCGGCATGGAGTCCCCCTACGGGGACTGGCTCAAGCGCTGGGAGGAGTTCGGCATGAAGCAGCGCACGCTCACCACCCACATCCCGTGCGCCGAGTTCTACGAGATCCGCGACAAGGCACTGATCGCCCACGCCACGCAGATCGACCCGGACGGCGGCTGGTTCAAGGTCCCGATGGAGATCCAGAAGGACGTCTGGCCGACGGAGGAGTACGAGCTGGCGAAGGCCCTCGTCGATACCTCCCTCCCCGAGGACGACCTCTTTGCGGGCATCCGCGACAATGCCTGA
- a CDS encoding tetratricopeptide repeat protein, producing the protein MRDSHRAEAERLLARAVEEEVRRSGGRSDGKVLLARARGGLDAMARSAGEEYEAYTRALDEAAAGQLTFGQRYARDGAGTPLLVAAVAAVAAVVADLALGTDTGTALGAGVTVGVVGAAATVVKVVGSHLPAASRRAGAVSQPGGPEQLRLQWLTALEVRGIRPFLDQQRVLAASTGPKKTGPRLRGTDKSAAARGRNVLEQSFGQLPEPAEPFAGRRHELAQIRQWVQSARASTQTQPTVVVLHGTPGSGRTTLAVHATHDLKDYFRGACVVDLRADGPGESPLSTRDALLHLLNRLGAPREQLLFRERSSPDQQVKRLGELYHQHLTGLPVTVVLDDASGPEQIRALVPERSDSLVLVTARGPLELEGLPARVHQLAVAPLDAAGAEELLGAAAQDRSGPYDAESADRVRELCGGLPLALRLAGSCLGPRSPRALATDLAAYGPVEPVERALWLRYTDQPETVRRLLRRLALAGRASLGAAAAAALLATDEAEAKRHLQTLTRAGLIDHVRGDRYRLHDLVRSFAQARLLDEEDPAERTAAQERLIVNYAELADSVLRMVDGNMSTRTNRFSPYGFTSLDEALRWLDEESSFITAALRHAEGVDQAAVLNLLGALCDYCLLRGDLYRLGEISELAQAVDEGLLVRSVQWRTGIAARQLGELDKARTTLTSVVDLYREAHHDAGAARALCSLGITLHHQGNLTEASERLREALALQASPELAVDRAWTMHALAAVERDRARLAEALDLLTESLVLHRAGESVHGQAWAHFQLGQLGLRMGDVPRAESELRAALELYGRTRDARGEAWALTQLARALLVAGEASPAVEELRGAAARHRDNEDARGEAWTLYYLGQALEETGDLDQAVRELERARTMFSRMRDVYGLACARHHSARVTRDQRAAQTGSLRNSGFARQLLVDARADFQRIGVAHGEAWTCLELAVVDAGNARTQQALALCDEAVELFASYGDRRGEDWARFLRCTLLPYAAPGGMEVGTAVAQEELARLSRASHGLRDRKLDDYLDAYQLLLERGVTLEAGWQAWRLGMVPNRHAREVMGVVVESKA; encoded by the coding sequence ATGCGGGACAGTCATCGGGCGGAGGCCGAGCGGCTGTTGGCGCGGGCCGTGGAGGAGGAAGTGCGCCGCTCGGGCGGGCGCAGCGACGGGAAGGTGCTGCTCGCGCGGGCGCGCGGGGGGCTCGACGCGATGGCGCGGAGCGCGGGCGAGGAGTACGAGGCCTACACGCGCGCCCTGGACGAGGCGGCGGCCGGGCAGCTGACCTTCGGGCAGCGTTACGCCCGGGACGGGGCCGGGACGCCGCTGCTGGTGGCCGCGGTCGCGGCCGTCGCGGCCGTCGTCGCCGACCTGGCGCTCGGCACGGACACCGGGACGGCGCTGGGCGCCGGCGTGACGGTGGGTGTCGTGGGCGCCGCCGCGACGGTGGTGAAGGTGGTCGGGTCGCACCTGCCGGCCGCGAGCCGCCGTGCCGGGGCCGTGAGCCAGCCGGGCGGGCCGGAGCAGTTGCGGCTGCAGTGGCTGACGGCGCTGGAGGTGCGGGGCATCCGGCCGTTCCTGGATCAGCAGCGGGTGCTCGCGGCCTCGACCGGGCCGAAGAAGACCGGGCCACGGCTGCGGGGCACGGACAAGAGCGCGGCGGCACGCGGGCGCAACGTGCTGGAGCAGTCCTTCGGGCAGCTCCCGGAGCCGGCGGAGCCGTTCGCGGGACGGCGGCACGAGCTGGCGCAGATCCGGCAGTGGGTGCAGTCGGCCCGGGCGAGCACGCAGACGCAGCCGACGGTGGTCGTGCTGCACGGCACGCCCGGCAGCGGCCGTACGACGCTCGCGGTGCACGCGACGCACGACCTGAAGGACTACTTCCGCGGTGCCTGTGTCGTCGATCTGCGCGCCGACGGGCCGGGCGAGTCCCCGCTGTCCACCCGTGACGCCCTGCTGCATCTGCTGAACCGGCTCGGTGCGCCCCGCGAGCAGTTGCTGTTCCGCGAACGCTCCTCCCCCGACCAGCAGGTCAAGCGGCTGGGCGAGCTGTACCACCAGCATCTGACGGGCCTGCCGGTCACAGTCGTCCTCGACGACGCCTCGGGCCCGGAGCAGATCCGTGCCCTGGTCCCGGAGCGGTCCGACAGCCTGGTGCTGGTGACCGCGCGGGGCCCGCTGGAGCTGGAGGGCCTGCCCGCGCGGGTGCACCAGCTGGCGGTGGCGCCGCTGGACGCCGCCGGCGCGGAGGAGTTGCTGGGCGCGGCGGCGCAGGACCGTTCCGGGCCGTACGACGCGGAGTCCGCGGACCGGGTCCGGGAGCTGTGCGGCGGGCTGCCGCTGGCGCTGCGCCTCGCGGGCTCGTGCCTCGGTCCGCGCTCGCCGCGCGCGCTGGCCACGGACCTCGCGGCGTACGGCCCGGTCGAGCCGGTCGAGCGCGCCCTGTGGCTGCGCTACACCGACCAGCCGGAGACCGTACGGCGGCTGCTGCGCCGGCTCGCTCTGGCCGGCCGGGCCTCGCTGGGTGCCGCCGCGGCCGCCGCGCTGCTGGCCACGGACGAGGCGGAGGCGAAGCGTCATCTGCAGACCCTGACCCGTGCCGGGCTGATCGACCATGTCCGGGGCGACCGCTACCGGCTGCACGACCTGGTCCGTTCCTTCGCCCAGGCCCGCCTGCTCGACGAGGAGGACCCCGCCGAGCGCACGGCGGCACAGGAGCGGCTGATCGTGAACTACGCCGAGCTGGCCGACTCGGTACTGCGGATGGTCGACGGCAACATGTCGACCCGGACCAACCGCTTCAGCCCGTACGGCTTCACCTCCCTCGACGAGGCGCTGCGCTGGCTGGACGAAGAGTCGAGCTTCATCACGGCGGCGCTGCGGCACGCCGAGGGCGTGGACCAGGCGGCGGTGCTGAACCTGCTGGGTGCCCTGTGCGACTACTGCCTGCTGCGGGGTGACCTGTACCGCCTGGGCGAGATCAGCGAACTGGCGCAGGCGGTGGACGAGGGGCTGCTGGTCCGCTCGGTGCAGTGGCGCACGGGTATCGCGGCACGGCAGCTGGGCGAGCTGGACAAGGCACGTACGACCCTCACGTCGGTCGTGGACCTCTACCGGGAGGCCCATCACGACGCCGGCGCCGCCCGTGCCCTGTGCTCCCTCGGCATCACCCTGCACCACCAGGGCAATCTGACCGAGGCGTCGGAGAGGCTCCGTGAGGCCCTGGCCCTGCAGGCCTCGCCCGAGCTGGCCGTGGACCGGGCGTGGACGATGCACGCCCTCGCGGCGGTGGAGCGGGACCGGGCCCGGCTGGCGGAGGCGCTGGATCTGCTGACCGAGTCCCTGGTGCTGCACCGCGCGGGTGAGTCCGTGCACGGCCAGGCGTGGGCGCACTTCCAGCTGGGTCAGCTGGGGCTGCGCATGGGCGATGTCCCGCGGGCCGAGTCCGAGCTGCGGGCGGCCCTGGAGCTGTACGGCCGGACCCGTGACGCCCGTGGTGAGGCATGGGCCCTGACGCAGCTGGCCCGGGCGCTGCTGGTCGCCGGTGAGGCGTCCCCGGCGGTGGAGGAGCTGCGCGGGGCTGCCGCCCGGCATCGCGACAACGAGGACGCGCGCGGCGAGGCCTGGACCCTGTACTACCTGGGCCAGGCCCTGGAGGAGACGGGCGACCTCGATCAGGCGGTCCGCGAGCTGGAGCGCGCCCGCACGATGTTCTCCCGCATGCGGGACGTCTACGGCCTGGCCTGCGCCCGCCACCACTCGGCCCGCGTCACCCGCGACCAGCGAGCGGCTCAGACGGGTTCCCTGCGCAATTCAGGCTTCGCGCGGCAATTGCTGGTCGATGCCCGGGCCGACTTCCAGCGCATCGGCGTCGCCCACGGCGAGGCATGGACCTGCCTGGAACTGGCGGTCGTGGACGCGGGCAACGCGCGCACCCAGCAGGCCCTGGCCCTGTGCGACGAGGCGGTGGAGCTCTTCGCGTCCTACGGCGACCGCCGGGGCGAGGACTGGGCCCGTTTCCTGCGCTGCACCCTCCTGCCCTACGCGGCCCCGGGCGGCATGGAGGTGGGTACGGCGGTGGCCCAGGAGGAACTCGCGCGGTTGTCCCGCGCGAGCCATGGGCTGCGCGACCGGAAGCTGGACGACTACCTCGACGCGTACCAGCTGCTGCTGGAGCGGGGCGTGACGCTGGAGGCGGGCTGGCAGGCCTGGCGGCTCGGCATGGTGCCGAACCGGCATGCGCGCGAGGTGATGGGCGTGGTCGTGGAGTCGAAGGCGTAG